One Danio rerio strain Tuebingen ecotype United States chromosome 7, GRCz12tu, whole genome shotgun sequence genomic window, ATTGCGCTGTGGCAACGTCAGATTAAAAAAggaattaagccaaaaagaaaataaatgaatgaattatgaataTTATATTTGAGAAAGGGGCTCTGGGGGGATCACATTTCCACAGACCCCCAGTAACTCCCACGAGTCCCCTGGCTGGACTGGAATAAACAGTTTCTGCATCTATGCGCTGTGTATTAACTTAAAGTTTATCTTTTATTGAGTTTTTGGGTGGTAAATCAACAGGAACAACTAACAGCTCATCATTTGTTGCCTGTATTGTAGAAAATGGGTAATTGTTCAAAGGAAGTCTCAGATTACATTTACCACTTACCTCTGGATAACTAGCATCTCTGAGTCTGAAGCTTTCTCCAAATGTTATACATTTCTTGCAATCTGTAggagcaaaatatatatttttaaataaagaatgagAAATCAAACTGGGTGTAAAACATAGAAAAtgctcttaaaataaaaaaaaacaacaactaataaaCAAACTAGCAAAGGTAGCTACTTACCTAATTGTCCTAATAAGCTGTGACTAAAATCTCACCTTGATCAAGGTCAATAGGAGAAACGCACTTATTTCATAGATTTGAGTTGCAACATATACTTACACTACCCTATTTTTTACACTACCCTATATAAGAGGTTGGAAGTATTTAattgtcttttgtgttttttttttacacataaattGCTTTAAATTAAACTTCATTTAATTAACGTTAAATACTAAAAAACATGATAATTATGACACCTACAATAATTACTAGATAATTCATGTACACTATGCTCAGGCCTAGCAGTCAAACCCAAAATCTCAGAAACCGAAAATCTCGTAACACCGGTCGATAAACTTTAACCTTTAGTGGAAAGTCAGACCAGTGCGCTCTAATTGGTCTGTTCAGTGGAGTGACGCGGAGAGCGTCATCAGCATCACTGCCGATTCCTTCCATGTTCAGCACCCGGTGAGCGGCTATATCTGCTTGCCATCCTGTCCTGTATTAAACATACATAACGTTACCCCCTGTCAAAGTAAATATGCGGTATCATTGATTCACTTCTGCTGCACGGTAAGACGTTTGCATGTGTTGTTTAAATGTAACCGAGCTGTTATACAGCAGAACACGGCTGTTTTTTTCAGCCACACGAGAGCTGTGCTAAGTAGCAACTTCATATTTTGGTATTAATATTGGCAGATTATCAGCGTTTGCATTCTCAAAACAGCTTCGAGTCATCGACACTGACGTTTATCGCAACATTACGTGAAATAGCGGTAACTTCTTGTGTTGCTGAGGTGTTGTTAACGCTAGTGTGAGTTTAGCTCAAGCATCTAACGTTACACTGTAAGCTAATGCACTAACGTTAGCAGTGTGACTTCATGAATCATAATGAGCTCGGACACGTTTAGGTGTTTTCAGGAACTAATAGCGCAGATTCCcactgcttgttttattttagaaacgaCAAGTGTCGTCTTGATCGTTCACACTTTTATGTAACGTTATTACACTTTCTTTTGTCTGTGAAGTATGACAGAAGCTATTTTGGGAAATGTCATTCTGTCTGTACAGCGGAAGTCAATGTACAACATTATTCAAAGTATATTATTTTCagtgaaagggatagttcacccgaaaattgaaaattttgtcatttttatttatcctCTACTTGTTCCAAGTCTGTTTATGAGATTGAGAACACAAGGAAGACATGGAAGGGTGAaaaaagccattgacttccatagtgtgtTTTCTTCCcattatggatgtcagtggcgtgttccccacatcattcttcagattatcttgttttgtgttcaaaagaagaaagtaaCGTTTAGAACagtgttgatttattttaaagttcACTGCATTTTGTAGTAGCAGGTCCTCCTCGTATTGTAGACATGTGCCTAGGACTAGGTTAATTATTATCTTCTTTATATGGCTTGAGTTTTGCAAAACCCTTTGCTAAAGGAACTATTGCATTACATGCATGCTGTAAGGTGAACTTTTTATTGCACTTTAGGAAACAACTATTGACAAAGTCCTTCGGAGAACTCCAAATAAAACTGGTTATCAACTTTTTGACTTAAGCAATAGCAGGTAGATAGTTCTCTGAACACTATATCTAAATAAATACTATctataaacttttaaaatatctttaaaaagattttttttaaatgcaaaagcaAACAAGTCGTCACCTtcaaattataaggttctatctgacattaaaattgagttattgacatattcttattaaatgacaacttatttacattataagatgttttttataagttgtttacattttaagactttttattacacacatactgtttcctaaagaatgcaaaaactttcaagctcaatatctcagaatcattcagaacgcagatagaaccttatatttCCAGGGTGACGAAGTGACAAAAGTGCTAGGTGTCTTAAAAACTGACCAGCGAACActgttcttattattttatttatttttattcttattaaacACTTTGTTGTTCATGAGGCAAAATGCAATGTCACACTTTTGTAGACACAATTGCAGATCGTTAACAACTTGTACTGCTCACAAAGAACTTTCAATTATCGAATAAACCTTTAACAGAAGCAATCTGATTATGCACCCTAAAGACAAAGAATATAAagattttctcaaaataaaaatggACAGTATTAAAGGGCTAGATTTTCTCACGTTTCACTTGTTCTAATaagcctgtttgagtttctattttctgttgaacacacaagaaaATACTTCGAAGAATATTGGAGAACTGTGGCTGTGGACTGtcatattatagtttttttttttttcttctattgatGTTGACTACCGGTttcaacattcttcgaaatatcatCTTTTATGTTCAGCAGTCGAAAGAAACTTAAACTGATTTGTAACCAAGTCTGATTTAATAAAtggttttcattttcattattgggtgaactgtccctttaataagaAATTGATAACATTCAGAAAATAAGAAACTTCTTCTGATTTTTATAAGATTGCTAATTAGTTCATGTGTTTTCTTTTAATGTAATGGCTTGTTAAAATTgtagaatgttttttttgtaaatcaccTCATTTTACACGTTACAAACATGTGACTTGCCTTTTAGTAGTAAAACATAAGATGCAGCTTAACATTTGCTTTAGCTTCCACTAAAGAAAGATAGCATAACTGATGccacaaatataatttatttgtgtatttataacatTTTCAGTTGGCCTGGGACTGATGCTGGGCGCTACAGGCAGGAAACATGCAGCAGAAGCGCAACATTCAGATTATAGAATGGGAGGACTTGGACAAACGCAAGTTCTACTCCTTTGGACTGTTCATGACCATGACCATCCGTGCCACGGTCTACCCAGCCACGCTAATCCGCACCAGACTGCAGGTTCAGAAGGGGAAATCTCTCTACACTGGGACCTACGACGCCTTTCGGAAGATTCTCAGAACAGAGGGTCTGAGAGGACTCTACAGGGGCTTCATGGTGACCACGTTCACACTCATATCAGGGCAGGCGTACATAACCACTTATGAATTGGTAAGAAAATATGTCTCCAGCTACTCTAAAGACAATACGCTGAAGTCTTTAGTGGCGGGAGGCTCAGCGTCACTGGTGGCCCAGAGCATTACTGTTCCCATAGATGTCGTTTCACAGCAGCTTATGATGCAGGGCCAAGGGGAGCATCTGACCCGCTTTAAAGTTAAACCCAAAACACCATCGGGAGCAAAGCACTCTGTGTTTTTCGGCCAGACAAGAGACATTATTGGGCAGATATTTGCAGCAGATGGCATTCGTGGGTTCTACCGAGGTTATGTGGCATCTCTTCTTACATACATCCCCAACAGTGCTGTTTGGTGGCCCTTTTACCACTTCTATGCAGGTGAGAGATGCagtaacaatcttttttttttttttttaattatcatacAGTACTGTTTGTAAGTTTGAGGTCAGGTTTTTTCAGCAAGGATGCTTTTAAATTTTTCAGAAGTAATAAAATGTAtcacaccaaaaaaataaaaataataataagcatagAATGATTCCTAAATATTGGTGTAACACTGAAAACTGTAGTAATAACTagacccacatggaatctgcacacACTAAAATTCAcagatttatttatgtaaatatgtgtaagtatatattttttatattaatttcagtaatgccATTGAAtattatgcaaatgtttataagatttatttacaaaagtttGCCTTTCATTAGatgtatgagagacttgctttattttgTTCAAACAAGTGGatataattggatttgcattgtaaaacttGAATACAAATTACAGTATAAAgctgttatttttaattttatgtgggaagtttttttttttttttttttttttttttgcaaaattcttTGCTGAAATAGCAAAAAGTgcttgcagattctgtctggctctagtAATAACTGCTTAATAAAAAGTTTTCTCATCACAAGAATAAATAGCATGGAATTCATAAAAAAGGAGGCGATTTGTGTAATATTTGTTGGTGGGGAATGATTAATTGCAGACAAAGTAAAAGTTTGTTTTCAGCTAATGCACGTgtgaattatatatattattatatattatatatatatgtacacgcatgcacaaaaaaacaaactgtccttttttgcattgatatttaaatttatatataatttgtatcatatgcacatatattttatatccaaGTACAAATACAAATTTTCTGAAATATATGCATGTgtctatttttatatacataatcAATATACACAGTACACGCATATATATTACatcaatacaaacttttattttggttgcGATAaatcatgatatatatatatatatatatatatatatatatatatatatatatatatatatatatatatatatatatatatatatatatatatatatatatataatgtatatatgtgtgtgtgtgtgtatatgtatatgtatatatatatatatatatgtgtgtatgtatgtgtatatatatatatatatatatatatatatatatatatatatatatatatatacacacacacacacacacatacacatacacatacatacatacacatatatacattatatatataatgtatatatgtgtgtgtgtgtgtgtgtgtgtatgtatatatatatatatatatatatatatatatatatatacacacacacacacacacacatacatacatatatatacattatatatatatatatatatataatgtatgtatgtgtgtgtgtgtgtgtatgtgtatgtgtatatatatatatatatatatatatatatatatatatatatatatacatatacatatatatatatatacatacatatatatatatatatatatatatatatatatatatatatatatatatatatatatatatatatgtgtgtatgtatgtattataaaCAGTATCATACTTTTAAACTGTATTGTATCATTTCAATATATTTTCTCAGTTCATCAATTTATTGTGAATGTAATTGAGAGGCACTTTTATTAGATGTTCACATTCTATATTTAAAATGAGGTTCACTATTCTTTGTCTCATCAGGGACatgtaattacttttattttttttttaagcaaactcttTTTGTCCCCACAGAACAGTTGTCTAAAATGGCTCCCAGTAACTGCCCTCATCTGGTGCTTCAGGCAATGGCTGGACCTCTAGCAG contains:
- the slc25a44b gene encoding solute carrier family 25 member 44b isoform X1, producing the protein MQQKRNIQIIEWEDLDKRKFYSFGLFMTMTIRATVYPATLIRTRLQVQKGKSLYTGTYDAFRKILRTEGLRGLYRGFMVTTFTLISGQAYITTYELVRKYVSSYSKDNTLKSLVAGGSASLVAQSITVPIDVVSQQLMMQGQGEHLTRFKVKPKTPSGAKHSVFFGQTRDIIGQIFAADGIRGFYRGYVASLLTYIPNSAVWWPFYHFYAEQLSKMAPSNCPHLVLQAMAGPLAAATASTVTNPMDVIRARVQVEGRTSVIETFYQLIREEGFWGLTKGLSARIISSAPTAIVMVVGYETLKKLSLRPELVDSRHW
- the slc25a44b gene encoding solute carrier family 25 member 44b (The RefSeq protein has 1 substitution compared to this genomic sequence), whose product is MQQKRNIQIIEWEDLDKRKFYSFGLFMTMTIRATVYPATLIRTRLQVQKGKSLYTGTYDAFRKILRTEGLRGLYRGFMVTTFTLISGQAYITTYELVRKYVSSYSKDNTLKSLVAGGSASLVAQSITVPIDVVSQQLMMQGQGEHLTRFKVKPKTPSGAKHSVFSGQTRDIIGQIFAADGIRGFYRGYVASLLTYIPNSAVWWPFYHFYAEQLSKMAPSNCPHLVLQAMAGPLAAATASTVTNPMDVIRARVQVEGRTSVIETFYQLIREEGFWGLTKGLSARIISSAPTAIVMVVGYETLKKLSLRPELVDSRHW